In Bacteroidales bacterium, the sequence AATGCTACGATTAATCCTTCAGGACCATACTGCATTTTAGATGCACCTGTTAATTTAACAGCTGCTGATGCTGGCGGTACATGGAGCGGAAATGGAATTACAGATATAAATGCAGGAACTTTTGATCCATCAGTAGCAGGTGCTGGTGCACATACAATTACTTATGAAATTAGCGGAGCATGCGGAGACACAAAAACAACTTCGATTACAGTAGTCAATAAAGCTAATGCAACCATCACACCTGTAGCTGATATGTGCGACAATGCTCCAATCATAAATCTTAATGCTGTTGATGCTGGCGGTACATGGAGCGGAACAGGAGTAAGTGCAACGGGAGCCTTTGATCCATCTGTAGCTGGAGCAGGTACGCATCCTATTACTTATGAAATTAGCGGACTTTGCGGGGATATTAATACTATTAATATAAATGTAAATGAAAGTCCAACAGCAATTATATCCGCTATAGGTGAAACATGTCAAGATAATCATGATGGTATAGCATGGGTTGTAATAAATGGCGGAACACCACCTTACACAATCCTTTGGAGTAATAATGAAACTACAGACACTATTACTTCTCTAGCACC encodes:
- a CDS encoding gliding motility-associated C-terminal domain-containing protein, encoding NATINPSGPYCILDAPVNLTAADAGGTWSGNGITDINAGTFDPSVAGAGAHTITYEISGACGDTKTTSITVVNKANATITPVADMCDNAPIINLNAVDAGGTWSGTGVSATGAFDPSVAGAGTHPITYEISGLCGDINTININVNESPTAIISAIGETCQDNHDGIAWVVINGGTPPYTILWSNNETTDTITSLAPGMYNVNISDTNNCSNTLNVDVAMSGDLCYQPTIWVPNVFSPNGDGQNDILFVRGEGVSKLLFIIYDRWGEKIFEGKSMSEGWDGTYRGAKLDPGVFFYYVKATFLNNTDSVLEGNVTLIK